Below is a genomic region from Demequina sp..
GGAGGGGTCCGAGAGCGTTGGCACACGGTCAGGCTAGCGGGGCGCGGCGGCGCGGGGCGGTGAAGTCCGCACCGCCGTCCGCCCGGGACGCGGAATGGGTGCTGAGTGTCACCAATTTCGAACTTGGTGACCCTCAGCGCCCATTTCAGGAGTGAGGAGAGCGCGCTACTCCTTGGCGTCGGCCTCCGCGAGCTCCGCGTCCACGGCGTCACCGGGCGAGTCGTCGCCCAGGTCGTGCACGGCGGAGTCCACCTCGGACGCGATGCCGCCCTGGTGCGCGCGGCGGGCCGCCGCATACACCGCGCCCACGGCCACAGCGGCCGCGATGAACGCGATGCCGCCACGCAGCCATGGGTTGGCGCTGTCGCCGTAGGTCAGCATCACCACTGCGGGCGCGATGAGCACCGACACCAGGTTCATCACCTTGATGAGCGGGTTGATCGCGGGGCCGGCGGTGTCCTTGAACGGGTCACCAATGGTGTCGCCGATGATCGTGGCCTCGTGGGCGGGAGAGTACTTGCCGCCGTGATAGCCGTCCTCGACGATCTTCTTGGCGTTGTCCCATGACCCACCCGAGTTCGCGAGGAACACGGCCATGAGCACGCCGGTGCCGATCGCGCCGGCGAGGAAGCCCGCGAGCGCTCCGGGACCCAGTGCCATGCCGACGAAGATCGGCGCCATCGCGGCGAGCAGACCCGGCGTCGCGAGCTCGCGAAGCGAGTCGCGCGTGCAGATGTCCACGACGCGGCCGTACTCGGGGCGCTGCGTGCCGTCCATGATGCCTGGCATCTCGCGGAACTGGCGGCGAACCTCGAACACGATCGCGCCCGCGGCGCGGGTCACCGCGTCGATCGCGAGACCGGAGAAGAGGAACACCACGGCGCCGCCGATGATCACGCCGACGAGCGTGATGGGGTTGATGATCTCGTAGCTGAAGGTCGCAACCGCGTTGCCGGCGTTGGCCAGCGCAGTGCTCACCGCGTCGGAGTACGAGCCGAACAGCGCGGTCGCGGCGAGCACGGCCGTCGCGATCGCGATGCCCTTGGTGACGGCCTTGGTGGTGTTGCCGACGGCGTCGAGGTCGGTGAGCGTCTTCGCCGCCTCCTCGTCCACCTCGCCGGACATCTCGGCGATGCCCTGGGCGTTGTCGGAGACCGGACCGAACGTGTCCATCGCCACGATCACACCAACGGTGGTGAGCAGGCCGCAGCCCGCGAGAGCCACGAGGAACAGCGCCAGCGGGATCGAGGACCCGGCCACGAAGAACAGCGCCACGATCGCGCCGCCGATCACGAGCGCGGTGTACACCGCGGACTCGAGGCCAACACCGATTCCGGCGAGCACCACGGTTGCCGCACCGGTAAGAGAGGTGCGGGCCACGCGGCGCGTTGGGCGCTTGGCGGTGTCGGTGAAGTAGCCGGTGAGCCACAGGATCACGCCCGCGAGCGCGATGCCGATGACCACGGCGATGGACGCCGCGACGCGCGGGTCGGAAGCGTCATCGCCGAGGCGCGAGCCGTTGAAGCTCGCGAACGAGTCGGGGAGGTACACGAAGGCCGCGGCAACGGCGAGCACGGCGCCGATCACGGCGGACGTGTAGAAGCCACGGTTGATGGCCTTGAGACCGCCCTCGTTCTTGCGCACGCGGGTGATGAGCACGCCGATCGCGGCGGTGACCGCGCCGATCGCCGTCACGATGAGCGGGAACACGAGGCCCTGCTCGCCGAACGCGACCTTGCCGAGGATCAGCGCCGCAACGAGGGTGACCGCGTAGGACTCGAAGAGGTCCGCGGCCATGCCGGCGCAGTCGCCGACGTTGTCGCCCACGTTGTCCGCGATCGTGGCCGCGTTGCGGGGGTCGTCCTCTGGGATGTGGTTCTCGACCTTGCCAACGAGGTCCGCGCCAACGTCGGCCGCCTTGGTGAAGATGCCGCCGCCAACGCGCATGAACATGGCGAGCAGAGCGGCACCGAAGCCGAATCCCTCAAGCACGGCAGGAGCGTCGGCCCGGTACAGGAAGACCACGAGAGCCGACGCGCCGAGGCCCTGCCCAACAACGCCCATGCCCACCGCGCCGCCG
It encodes:
- a CDS encoding sodium-translocating pyrophosphatase, coding for MLSTSVQAISVSTESVTTVIVIGVIAALSLAMSWYLRQQVLKYNEGSAKMQEIAGAVQEGASAYLKRQFRTLSVFAVIVFALLFLLPGDMDVRIGRSAFFLVGATCSAVIGYMGMWLAVRANVRVAFAATEEDGRARGARIAFRTGGAVGMGVVGQGLGASALVVFLYRADAPAVLEGFGFGAALLAMFMRVGGGIFTKAADVGADLVGKVENHIPEDDPRNAATIADNVGDNVGDCAGMAADLFESYAVTLVAALILGKVAFGEQGLVFPLIVTAIGAVTAAIGVLITRVRKNEGGLKAINRGFYTSAVIGAVLAVAAAFVYLPDSFASFNGSRLGDDASDPRVAASIAVVIGIALAGVILWLTGYFTDTAKRPTRRVARTSLTGAATVVLAGIGVGLESAVYTALVIGGAIVALFFVAGSSIPLALFLVALAGCGLLTTVGVIVAMDTFGPVSDNAQGIAEMSGEVDEEAAKTLTDLDAVGNTTKAVTKGIAIATAVLAATALFGSYSDAVSTALANAGNAVATFSYEIINPITLVGVIIGGAVVFLFSGLAIDAVTRAAGAIVFEVRRQFREMPGIMDGTQRPEYGRVVDICTRDSLRELATPGLLAAMAPIFVGMALGPGALAGFLAGAIGTGVLMAVFLANSGGSWDNAKKIVEDGYHGGKYSPAHEATIIGDTIGDPFKDTAGPAINPLIKVMNLVSVLIAPAVVMLTYGDSANPWLRGGIAFIAAAVAVGAVYAAARRAHQGGIASEVDSAVHDLGDDSPGDAVDAELAEADAKE